In the Drosophila willistoni isolate 14030-0811.24 chromosome 3R, UCI_dwil_1.1, whole genome shotgun sequence genome, TCAAATGGTTTACCTGCTGCTGCAAATCCTATCGCAACAATTCACAACAGAATCGTTGTCACACAGTGGGACGCCGTTTGCACAATAGTTGCGATTCCATGCGAACTTTGACCACCTCACTAACCGTGTCCCGACGCTCTACCACAAACAATAAGACAAATGCACGGGTTGTGATTTGTGAGAGGCCCAATAAGATTATCACAGTGCCAGCCATGTCGGAGGTATGATAGCTGGCACATACGACCCGCAAACGTTCAACGTTTGCGGTCCATGGGCCGACTTCCTTCAGTGATGCCGAATATCTGTAAGTCATGGACAATTCAAAGAGGCTTAGACAATAAgtttaatattatatatggTTAGcttaaaagccaaaaaataaggaaactATAAAACTAAAAGGCAAAGCTAGAGTGTAATCTACGAATTTCAACAACACCTTTTCATCCTACAAACTAGGAAGATAAGTGAAATATAACATACaccaattataattatatatttcatttacaaatgtttcaaaaattaacCCAATTAACCTAATGTCCAACACTCCTATTTATATTTCTATCTTAATCAGACTGATGTTCTAcctatatacctatatacaatctatctatatatttaGCTGTTTATTCAACAACAACTTGTGGCCATTTCTACATGACATTTAAATTATTGCATTTCTCTTAAGTCTTACCACTTACAATTACTCTATAAGTAAGTCAACAATTACTTAGATACGTACTAAATATAATGTAATTTATGCCATCTCATTACATGTATATAGAAAGCCATTGCAAACTTGTCCAAGCATAACTAACCATAAGCCAAAATTCTATTAAGTGtcgaatacaaaaactttgaTCATAAGAATTAATAGAGCATAACGTTTTAGTCAATTTAGGTTAAgctaatatttatttcaaaattatgtGTAGAGAACTTAATGGAATAAAGGCCAGCAAATGGCAAATTgtcaacaagcaaaaaaataaaacaaaagaacaccaaaaaaaaaacgaaaacagaaactgtttaaaatatattcattgATGCTGGCACGCGTCACAAATTTTCCTTTTATGGCCTGGGTGTATGTCTTTTTCTTCTCCATGGTTGGCTGAGCAATGAGAACAAGGACGAATTTGGCTCATTTTCACTACTTTACTTCATTTATAATTGTCGAATGACTATTTTGCGGCTGCCTTTATGGGTCTCTCTGACTGACGTCAGTGAATAGCAACCACAAATGTTAGACAAGACgcaatatacatattaataaaaatgaagtaagtaagtcgtctcgccgacttgggtataccatacaccaggtgaaacaaatatttaaaatttcgaaaaccaaatgtatgtctactaaattgttttaatatgcctcataccatttgctatctggctcactctacaaacacacgagcactctagcgccgccactagccaacggccaattctgcccttatggatcgcgtagcaaatatattttgtatgtttctagtccgatttgaattaaatttggtagtttgatagaaatagataagatttactAGTCCGCTAAATtggatcgcgatggtcaaaaaattgcaagagctaatcggttttttctaaattatggaggcggaagtgggcgtggcaacatattaaaatatatgtattctgcgcgcatactaagccaatatacatactaaatttggtgagtttagctttgttagttttcgagaaaatcagttttgtttaattttcgggggcggaaatgggcgtggcaaaatttttaaatagtcaatatctgcgcgtctattaagctaacttacataccaaatttaatgtcggtagctttcatagtttttaagaaaatcagagttatgtaaattccgggggcggaagggggcgtggcaaaaagttggaacaattattttctgcgcgctaactaagcaaatatataaaccaaaattgatgtttctatctgctatactttttaagaaaaacagttttatgtaaattctgggggcggaagggggcgtggcaaaaatttgaaataaactcgataagcgtacatactacacgagactgcataccaaatttggtggctctagctcttatagtctcggagatctaggtgttcatacggacggacggacggacggacggacggacggacggacggacggacagacggacatggctagatcgactcggtttttgatcctgatcaagaatatatatactttgtggggtcggagatgcttccttctgcctgttacatacattttggcgactttaatataccatttcaccctatgggtgtatggtataaaaatgtagtATTATTTACTATgagtattaaaatataaatattgccTTCAAATGGATCTCCAAAccaaagaaaaggaaaaggagTTGCATCATTTAAAAGGCGTTGGTAGGCGTTTGTATACTCTTCTTTTTACTCAGGATATTTTGTAATCTTAAAGTTTTTTAACTTGCTTGGCATGACCAATTGAAGAGAATAATAACTTTATTCCCTAAATTAGAAAGCCTCAACAATATTTGTCTTTatctttcaaaaaaaaaggaacaaaaataaatatattcatttctacaaaattcaaaatttgataaaaacgaaaaaaaaaggaattccAAATCTGCCAGTCACATGAATACATTTTTGCACCACTTCGTACCACTAAATCATTGTTTTACCGGATCTTTGAACTGACATTTATTTGACACATATTTGAACGCTCATGCACAATAAAAATTATCGCTCAAAAGCTATGTTTCCAAATTATTGCTTCACCAGATCAGCCAAGGAGCCCGGCTATGAGGTAGTTAAGCGATGTTATATGCCCAAGGAATCgcatcttcatcttcattaTCAGAATCATCGAAATGGCCGAATTAATAATCCCACTGCTGACTCGTCGATATCATCAGCACTGCGTGATCTGAATAGCAAACGTGTGAAACGTTTACGTAAACCGAAAAAATCAAATAGTACTCGCAGAATAGATAATGAATCAGGATCTTGTAAAATTCCGCCGCCATCGCGAAGTGTTGAATTTCGTTTCCCTCCAGTTGTGTGTGAGGTGCCTGACAAGGAAGAAGCGGCAAATCGTCAAGGAGGTGATGCCTTAGCATCAACATCAGATGGACCGAGAGAATCGGGAGGAGCCCATGAATCGGGTGATCGAAACAAAGGCATAGAGAAGGAATATGAACATCAAGAAAATGTTACAGAGGTTCCTTATCATGATCCAAATCGCGATTTACAAGAATCTTGTGCCGATTTCTTTAGCATTATACACGATAATGTCTTAGAAGCAGTCCAAGGTGCCGTTCAGGGCATGATTGCCAAATGTTTTGAGAATACCGTTGCCCACATAGCACATCTTTCAGCGGAATTGTCGCAGCAAAAGTTGCTGCTTAATAAACTTCATCGTGAGGTTACAGGGCGTAAGTTAAAGACCGTAATTAAATTATAACCAAAATCAGATATTTCTCTTCCTTTTTCTTAGAACTAGCTGAACAGAATGAGACAAATTtgaatcaatttaaatttcttacCCAAATGCTTATCGATAATCAAA is a window encoding:
- the LOC6650811 gene encoding uncharacterized protein LOC6650811, with product MHNKNYRSKAMFPNYCFTRSAKEPGYEVVKRCYMPKESHLHLHYQNHRNGRINNPTADSSISSALRDLNSKRVKRLRKPKKSNSTRRIDNESGSCKIPPPSRSVEFRFPPVVCEVPDKEEAANRQGGDALASTSDGPRESGGAHESGDRNKGIEKEYEHQENVTEVPYHDPNRDLQESCADFFSIIHDNVLEAVQGAVQGMIAKCFENTVAHIAHLSAELSQQKLLLNKLHREVTGQLAEQNETNLNQFKFLTQMLIDNQTIHYRAFNQQCRNEERDRLKDRDKDRRSTSSSTDHQSRSIGGDSFKCKVQQQHKLWQQQQPNVYYRQVCQKCTDQDTNQKLQSRRQCAKSTTVKRLAKGVATVSMPDLARTPSTWATSRKIHTPIDAGGSPQRQPSRHRFFTSPRSSSVRRQPSFAKGDPHLPPTQRPQRSVSKVKRKVSQQLKAGPSLEDVRLKGHINVPRK